The Thermomonospora curvata DSM 43183 DNA segment GGTGACCAGTGTCAAGAACGCCTCGGCGGCCTCGGCGGTGTGGGCGCCGGCCTCCAGCACCACCGGGGCGATGTCCAGGTGGACGCCCTTGAGGACGTCGGCCAGCGCGCTCACCGGCAACCCGCCCTCGCCGAGGGTCAGCCACAGGGAGGTGACGCCGTTGTCCAGGTCGGCGTGGATCGCCTCGCGGGTGGCGCCGGGGTCGGGGTGGGCGTGCCGCTGCCGCACGTCCCAGGCGGCCAGGCCGTCCTCGCCCTCGGGGGTCACCTCGCGAACGCGGGGCGCCAGGCCGGGCCGGGCGTCGACCGCCTCCGCGGCGGTGTAGAGGGGGGCGATGGGGACGCCGTCGTAAGACCGCCGGGTCAGCAGCCCCTCGACCTCCTCCAGGGGGGTCTCCTCCGTGGCCGCGCCGGACTTGCGCAGCACACCCTTCACCAGCTCCCGCCACCGATCGCGCTCGGCGGCCGGGAAGTCGGCGGCCAGCGCAAGCGGTGCGCGCGGGCTCGAAACGTCGTCAGGCGGCACCGTCATGGCAGGGATGGTAGGCGAGCAGGCTCGCGTGCCATTAGACCGGGTCCCATCGACCGGGGCCGGGACGCTGTGCGGGCGGCCAATCGGCGTGATCGGCGCCGTTCCGGTGTGTCGTGCAGCCCCTTCCAACTCACCGGTAACTTGTCACTTATTTGTGACCAACTGCACACCCCGCAACGCCCGACGGACTGATTCCGGGTGAATCCGCCCAGGTCAGGTGGTGTATCGAGTCATCGGGCCGAGCACGCCCGGCACGATCCGGCACGGGCGCATGCCCAGTCGTTCGGCGACGGCGGCCGAGGCGCGGTTGCCCTCGTCGATCTCGGCGAGGATGCGCGGGCGGCCCAGCGCGCCCAGCCCGTGGTCGAGGACGGCCCGGGCGGCCTCGGTGGCCAGGCCGCGTCCCCGCCATTGGGGCTCCAGGCTGTAGAGGACCTCCAGTTCTCCGGTGTCGTCCAGCGGGAGCAGCCCGGCGGTCCCCACGAACGTGCCGCCGTCGCCGAGCCGGACGGTCCACAGGCCGTGGCCGTCGGTGGCGAAACCGCGCATGCTCTCTTCGATCAGGCCGGTGACCTGCTTGGCGGTGGGCGCCTTGCCGTCGAACAGGAAGGCCCGCACCTGCGGGCGGCCCCAATGCTCCCGCAGCAGGGCGTGGTCGCCGGGCTGGACGGGGGTCAGCACCAGCCGCTCGGTCCTCAAGACGGTCACATCGGGCATCCTGCCTCGAGGGCGCCCGGTGCGGAGGTCATTTCCCGGCAAGACCGGCGCGTCCCCGCCCGCGCAGGTCGTTTCTCGTCCGGCCGGACCGCGCGGCGATCCCGTCGAGCCGGACGCGGCGGTATGGGCGGAATGCCGCGGCGGCAAGATCGGTTGGACCCGGACGTGAACGTAGAGATCTTCTCCGATGTGGTCTGCCCGTGGTGTTACCTGGGGCAGGCCCGCTTCCGTGCCGCGCTGGCGGGCTTCGCCGGCCGGGTCGAGGTGACCTGGCGTCCCTTCCAGCTCGACCCCACCGCCCCGGCCACGGCCGTCCCGATGAACGAGCATCTGGCCGTCAAGTTCGGCGGCGCCGAGAAGGTGGCGGCGGCGCACGAGCGGCTGCGCGCGCTGACCGCCGCCGAGGGCCTGCCCTTTGCCCCCGAAAAAGCGCTGCACGTCAACACCCGCGACGCGCACCGGGTGATCGAGCTGGCCGGACGGGCGGGCGTGCAGGACGCGGTGGTCGAGCGTCTCTTCCGCGCCCAGCACGCCGAGGGCCGCGACCTGGGGGACGTCGGCACGCTGGCCGAGCTGGCCGGCGAGGCCGGTCTGCAGGCCGATGCCGTGCGCAGGTCGCTGGAGTCGGACGAGGGCACGGCGGAGGTGGAGCGGCAGCTGGAGCGGGCCCGCAGGCTGGGCGTCACCGGTGTGCCGCTCTTTTTGTTCGAGGGGAAGTGGGCGGTGTCGGGAGCCCAGCCCGCCGAGGTGCTCGCCGAGGCGCTGCGGGAGGTCGCCGCGCGGCTGCCCGGTTCTTCCTGATCGCGCACCTCAGGCGGCCCGCTGCCGGTCGCCTGCGGCCGTGACCTGCCGGGCGAAGGCGCCGATCTCGGCGATGGCGGCCAGGCCCTCGCGGCAGATGTCGGCGAAGACCTGGAAGACGTGCCCCTGTCCCTCCCAGATCTGCAGGGTGCACGGCACGCCCGCGGCGGCCAGGTGGCGGGCCATGGTCTCGGCGTCGCCGAGCAGCACCTCGATCGAGCCGGCCTGGATGAGCGTGGGCGGCAGGCCGCGCACATCGGCGTGCACCGGCGACAGCCACGGATCGGTGAGCTCGACGCCGGGGAAGACGAGGCGGACCATGTCCCGGATGCGCGGCGCCGGGATGTAGGGGTCGATGGGGGCGTTGGGGTGGGCGATCTTGCGGTCCACGTCCAGGTCGGTGAAGGGTGACAGGGCGGCGATCCCGGCCGGGCGCGGCAGCCCGGCGCGCATCGCGTGCAGCGGCATGGCGAAGCTGAGGTAGCCGCCCGCCGAGTCCCCGGCGACGACGATGTCCTCGGGCTCATAGCCCTGCTCCAGCAGCCACCGGTAGGCGTTGACGCAGTCTTCCAGGACGGTGGCGATGGTGACGTTGGGGGGCATGCGGTAGGCCACCGACAGGGCGGGCATGCCCGCCGCCCGGGAGATCCGCGCGATCATCCGGCGGTGGGTGCGCAGGCCGCAGGCGACGAAGCCGCCGCCGTGGAAGTAGAGGATCACCTTCCGGGTAGTGGGGGACACCCCGGCCCCGTAGACCCATTCGGCCGCGCAGTCCAGGGCCGTGACCTTGACGGTCCGGGCGCCGCGCGGCCGCACGATGAGCACCCCGGCGTAGTCCAGCAGCCCCGCCATCCGCAGGGCCAGCGGCGTCCAGGGCAGGCGGGCGATGATCGGCCGCAGGGTCCGGCGCATCAGCCGGGCGAACAGCTTGGCCCCCAGCCCGCACCCGGGGCGTTCCTCGATCATCGGTGCAGCCGGCATCCGTCGTCCCTTTCGCCGATTTCAAGAACCGGCAAAGAGAGTAATGACCAAGTAAGTGCTTGGGTATACCGGGTGAGGGCAAGCCATCCCTGACCGCAGGACGGGGCCGTGCGAGGGCGAGGCCGCCGCCCCGGCGGACGGCCTCGCCACTGCCGGCCCCGCCGACAGGACGGCCGCCGTCCCGCGCATACGGGACGGCGGCCGTCATCGATTCACTGCGCGGTGACCGCCGAGAGCAACGAGGCAAAAGCCCCGGTCGCCGAAGAAGCGGACGCGCCGGAGGCCCCCACCGTTCTTCGACGGTTTCAGGCCGCCGCAGCCGGGCCCGGCGAACGTCCCGGCCCGCCCGGACGACCCGCAGGACGCACTTGCACGCCGCCCCGGCCGGCGTCGGCCGCAAATCCGCCGGGTGGCGTCAGTCCAGCCGGTACTCCTCCAGCAGGCGGCGACCGATGATCATCTTTTGGATGTCGGCGGTGCCCTCGCCGATCAGCAGCATGGGCGCCTCCCGGTACAGGCGCTCGATCTCGTACTCGGTGGAGTAGCCGTAGCCGCCGTGAATGCGGAAGGCGTCCTCGACGACCTCCTTGCAGTACTCGCCGGCCAGGTATTTGGCCATCCCGGCCTCCAGGTCGTTGCGCCGGCCGGAGTCTTTCCTGCGGGCGGCCATCACCATCATCTGGTGGGCGGCCTCGACCTTGGTGGCCATCTCCGCCAGGCGGAAGCGCACCGCCTGGTGGTCGGCGATGCGCTTGCCGAAGGTCTCCCGGCGCTGGGCGTAGTCGATGGCCAGCTCAAAGGCCCGGCGCGCCACGCCGCAGGCACGGGCCGCCACGTTGACGCGGCCGACCTCCACGCCGTCCATCATCTGGTAGAAGCCGCGGCCGGGGACGCCGCCGAGGATGCTGCCGGCGGGGACGCGGTAGCCGTCCAGCAGCAGCTCGGTGGTGTCGACGCCCTTGTAGCCCATCTTCTCGATCTTGCCGGGGATGGTCAGGCCGGGCGCCACCTCGCCGAAGCCGGGCTCCTTTTCCACCAGGAAGGTCGTCATGTTGCGGTGGGGGGAGTCGGCGCCCTCGTCGGTGCGGCACAGCAGGGCGATCAGATTGGCGGTGGCGCCGTTGGTCAGCCACATCTTCCGCCCGTCGATGACGTAGTGGTCGCCGTCGCGGCGGGCGCGGGTGCGGATGGCGGCCACGTCCGAGCCGCAGTCCGGTTCGGACATGGAGAACGCGCCGCGGACCTCGCCGGTGGCCATCTTCGGCAGCAGCCGGGCCTTCTGCTCCTCGGTGCCGTGCCGGCCGATCATGTAGGCGACGATGAAGTGGGTGTTGAGGATGCCCGAGACGCTCATCCAGCCGCGGGACAGCTCCTCCACCACCAGGGCGTAGGTCAGCAGGGACTCGCCGAGCCCGCCGTACTGCTCGGGGATGGTGAGCCCGAAGACCCCGAGCTTCTTCAGCCCGTCGACGATCCGCTGGGGGTAGGCGTCGGCGTGTTCCAGCTCGGTCGCGACCGGCAGCACCTCCCGGTCCACGAACTCGGCGATGGTGTCCAGGATCTCCCGCTGGACCTCGCTCAGCCCGTCCGTCCACGCCAGACGCCCCATCTTCCGCCCCTCCCTGATCAAGTCGCCCGCATTATGGCAACGCGCCCGCCGCAGCGGACGGCCGGCTCCAACGCGTCCCGGTCCGCTTCCACCCGTATGGCAGCGGTGGACGCCGTCCCGCACAGCCGCCGGGACGCGGCGTCGGCGACCTCGGGGAAGGGGTGCAGTCGCAGGCAGGGCCGGTCAGCCGGTGAGCGGCGGGGTGAGGCCTGACCTCCCCACCCCGCCGGCCGGAAGGTCAGATCCGTTCCAGCACCACCACCGGGATCTGGCGGTCGGTCTTCTTCTGGTACTCGTCGTAGTCCGGCCACACGGCGGCCATCTTCGCCCACAGCTCGTCCCGCTCGGCGCCCTCGGCGGTGCGCGCCCGCGCGGTGAACTTGTCGGCCTTGACCTGGACCCGCACCTCAGGGTCTGCCTGCAGGTTCAGGTACCAGTGAGGGTGGTCCGGGGCGCCGCCCTTGGAGGCCACGACCACATAGTTGCCCTGGTGCTCCTGGTAGATCAGCGGGCACTTGCGCTCCTGCCCGCTCTTGCGGCCCTTGGTGGTCAGGATGAGAACCGGTGCGCCCTTCTCCCAGTCGTGTCCGACCGCCCCGTCGGTCTCCTCGTAGCGGCGCACGTGCTCGTCACCGAACAGCATGTCTCCCCTTTCCGTGGGCGATTTTCATCACACCCGCAACGCACGCCGCCCTTCCCTTAATCCTCCCTGGTCATCCCCATCGCGCGGCGCGCCGGGCCGGGCGGGCGCCGCGCGGAGGCGGTCAGCGGGTGCGTTCGACCATCCGGGCGATCTGGGACTGGTCGAGTTTGGCGAAGTCCCCCACCGCCTCGACGGTGACCTTGTCGCGCTGCACCAGGCGGCCGACGGTGCGCACCCGGCGGTCGTCGTGCGACTCCACCCACGCCTCGAACACGCACGGCGCGTGCAGCGCGGTGGGACGGCGGTAGTCGATCTCCAGCCGGACGGTGGGGCCGGGCATGCCGGCGATGAAATTGGCCGCGGCGAACGCGATGTCGAAGGAGGCGGCCAGCACCGCGCCGTGCACGCAGCCGGGCGGGCCCTCATAGGCCCGGGTGAAGGCGCCGCGCAGCAGCGCCCGGGGCGGGTCGGCCTCCCGGTCGAACTCCAGCTCCAGCGGCAGGGCCAGCGGGTTGTAGCGGCCGATGACGTTGTCGAACGGCATCCGCGCGCCCAGGTCGCCATCGCCGGGGTCGGGCTCGTGTAGCAGCGTCTTGGGCAGCGGCGGGTCGGGCACGTGCCGCTGCAGCATGTCGGCGACGGCCTCCAGGGCGCGGACGGCCTCCTTGGTCACCTCCGGCGGGGCCGGGGCGTCCATGGTCAGCCCGATCAGCCGCCGCACCGCGTCGGCCAGCTCCCCCGCCTCCTGTTCGCGGCCGGTCAGGGCCGGGTGCGGGGACGGCTTGGACGTCGAAGACTGCGTCAACTTCAACCTCACTGGGATCGTCTTCGCCACGGTCGTGACGACATCGCCGGGCCTTGCCGACACGCCGCTCCCTCAGGTGGCATACGGGTCCATCGGGCCCGGGGACGATGCCGCAACCTGCGAAGGCCGACCGGCCGGGCATCGCCGGGGTTCCCGCGCCCGGCGCCCGGGTGCCGGACAAGGCTCACTGCATCTTTCCAACCCGCCGTTTCCGCGGCGAACCGAGGGTGCCGGGGCGCCTTGCGAGGCGCGCGGCCGTCGCAAGGCGTCGATGACCGAGCGCGTCCTGCGGAAGCAGCGCTGGGCGCTCAGCAGGGGCCAGGTCCTGGAGGCGGCCGAGCAGGTGCTTGCCCGCGAAGCCTTCACCGGGCGTCACCACGGAAGATCGCCGAGCTGAAGGCCGGGAACCGGCCGGCACCGGCCCATCTGCGCCAGGTGCCGGAGGCCGTCTTCGTGGCGCCCGGCGCCTGACCCGGCGGAGGTCACAGCCCGCCGCCGGCGCGGAAGGGCGGGGCACCGGGGTCGCGGCGTCCGGCGAAGGCCCGGCCGCCTTCGCGCATCTCCTCGTTGAACGGCTCTGCTCGCGGCGCCCCCGCCGGCGGAGGCGCCGCACGCGGTCACGACGGGACGGTCTCGGCGGGCTGTTCGAACATGCCGCGCTTGCGGAACAGCTCCACCACCAGCTCGCCCTCCTCGCGGAGCATCTTGGCGTACGCGGCCTCGGCCGCGGCGGCGTCCTCGTTGCGGATCGCCTCGACGATGGCGGCCGTGCCGCGCCGCTCCACGGCGTCGGCGCCGGGCACCAGCTCAAAGAAGTTCCCGGGGACGATGCCGGTCATCTGCCGCAGCAGGCTGCGCACCCGGGGGGACTGCGCGGCGTCCACCACCAGGCGGTGGAAGCGCTGCGTCAGCTCCTGCAGCTGCTCGGTGTCGGTGGTCTCGGCGATCTGCGCGGCCAGGGGGGCGAGCTGATCGGCCAGTTCCGGGCCGCGGCGCTCGATCGCGCGGCGCACGGCGAACCCGTAAAACAGCCCGTACAGCTCGTAGTGGTCGCGGACCGACGACTCGTCCAGGGCGTTGACGAACACCCCCCGGTGGGGGACGATCGTCATCCATCCCTCGCGCTCCAGCGCGATCAGCGCCTCGCGCACCGGGATGCGGGAGACGCCCAGCGTCTGGGCGATCGCGTCCTGGGGAACCCGCTGCCCCTGACGCAGCACACCATCGAAGATCAACCGCCGCACGTAGAGCCGAACCTGCTCACCGCTGCTCATCCGGGACAGGGTCTGGCTCGGCAGCAGGTCGGGCCCGCTCGCCGCCCGGGCCCCCTGCAGGGCGGGTTCCTGTCTGCGCGGGATCGTTCTCACCTCTGGGTCCGATGGACGGCTTTGCACCGCCGCTGTTTCCTTCAAAACTAGCAGCGCGGCGGCCCGGCACATGCCGGGTGGCGCCGTCTCGGCGGGCGGGGCGCAGGGGCGATCCGATGCTTGTGAACCGGCCGTGTCCGTCCGTCATTCGGGCGGGTCCAGCACCAGCAGCCGGGTCGCGCTCCCTGAGCGATCTTGTGAATCGGTCCGGGCTTCGAGGGGCCTGGCGGGAGTGCGGCCGGGTGCCGTCCTGAAGGCAGCCGGTCTCGAAGGTGACATTGTCCACACCGACCGTCTCCAGCAGCTCGGTCTCGACGAGTCCTCGAAGAAGCAGCCGGTGTTCTGCCGGTAGTGGGCCGAGGGCGGTTCGGGGCAGTTGTCTTGGCCGCGCCACCGGCCCGGTGGGTCTGTCACACGTCGTCGATTCGCAGCGTGCCCCTGGCGAGCCCTCGGTCACGCAAGGCCCGCGGTCTGCTCCATCTCCTGCCGGGTGGCCGCGCCGACCGGGGCGGTGAGCGCGGCCACCGTCATGTCCACCAGGTTGCGCGCCACCAGCGGCAGCGGCAGCGGGCGCCGCCGGCTGTCGGGGGCGTCCTCTGCGAGCGCCCGGTCGGCCAGCACGTGCAGCACCGACTGGGAGGCCACCACCAGCCGCTCGACGGCCAGCCGCCGGGGCATGCCGCGGGACAGGATCTCCACCAGCTCCCGGCCCGCCCGGGTCAGCGAGGGGTCCACCAGGGTGTGCACGTCCTCGATGGCCAGCGCGGGCTGGGCCAGCGCTGAGGTCCAGATCCGGATCGCGGCACGCTGGCTGGGGCCCAGCCCGACGTACTCGGCCGGCGGCAGCACGATCACCTCCACCAGGCCCCGCACGTCCGGCGTGCGGCCGCCGGCGGTGGCCCGGGCGTACAGCTCCTCGTGCCGGGCCCGCAGCCAGGGGCCGTGCCGCCGCAGGATCGCCCGCAGCAGCCCGTCCCGGCCGCCGAAGTGGTAGTGCAGCGCCGCGGTGTTGCGCTGCCCGGCGGCGGTGTTGATCTCGTTCAGCGACACCCCGGTGATGCCGCGCTCGGCCATCAGCCGTTCGGCGGCGTCCAAGATGGCCTCCCTGGTCCCGGCGCCGCGCGTCCGGGACGGTTGGGAAGGTCGGTCAGACACCACTGCCTTCCAGGCGCTTGAGGCGGGGCGGCAGCCACGGCCGCTCGGGGACGTGTTCACCATAGAACTGCCGGGCCCAGTGCCGGAACTCGGTGATCGGGCCGTCGCCCTTGATCAGCAGCGGTTTCTCCACGTAGATCTTGTTCTCCCAGATCGGGACGTCCTCGCTGATCTGCTTGACGAACTCGTCGATCATCCTCGGGGAGAACCTCTCCATGCCGCGGGGGAAGGTGAACACCCAGCGGACGTGCACGTTCTCCTCGTCCACCGGGCTGACCGAGGAGATGAAGGACATCACGCCCTTGAGCCGCAGCGCGCCCAGGCCCAGCCCGTAGGACTTGCGCACGAACTCCAGGGTGTAGACCTTGCCCTCCTTGTTCTTGAACTGCTGCCGCTCGGTGACGATCTTGACGAAGCCGTCGTAGTCCACCTCACCGCCGGGGATGGTCTCCATGCCGTGCACGTATTTGAAGTGCACGTAGTCGGCGTTGTTCTCGGCCATCTCCTGCACGCAGGTGGCGAAGCGGAATTCGTGGAAGACCGGCTCGCTCCAGCCGGGGTCGTCGAACTCCTTCATCTCCGGCATGGGGATGTAGGGGTCGGCGCCGCCCAGGTGGTGCCAGGCGAAGATCAGGCCGAACCGCTCGACCACCGGGTAGGAGCGGACCCGGGCCTTGGGCGAGGGGTCGGCGTCGGTGTAGGGCACCTCCACGCAGCGGCCGGAGACGCCGTCGAAGCGCCAGGCGTGGAAGGGGCATTCCAGCAGCTCTCCCCTGACCTGCCCGCCGTGGGCCAGGTGGGCGCCCAGGTGCGGGCAGTAGGCGTCCACGACGCGGGGCTCGCCGGAGGCGGTGCGGAAGACCGCCAGCTCGCGCCCGAAGTAGCGGGCGGGTTTGACCTGGCCGGTCTTCAGCTCGTCGCTGCGCGCCACGGCGAACCAGCCGTTGGGGATCGGGAAGGGGAAACGCGCCATGGTCGTCCTCCGGGGACGGACTAAAGAAGGTTCTTCAATTGACGGTAACACCGGGGTCCGCCGCGAGCCAGAGGCGCGAGGAGGGCTCCGCCACGGGACAGGATCGCCCCACTCCGTAGACTTGATTATGTATATAAAATGAGAGCCAATTGCGAGAAGCGCCACCACGAGCTGAGGAGAAGATCCACCGTGGACGGGAAGAACCACGAGGGGGTAGCAGGCGAACCCCTTTAACGATCGGCGTATACTTGAGACTTGACAAAGTAAACAACAAGGGGGGCAGATCGGTGTCGGCACAGGCGGCGACGCTCCCCGGTACACCGTTGCCTCCGCCCGACGAGGCGATGGTCCGGCGGAGCAGCGGCGAACAGGTCGCCCTCTACATCCGCAGGCTGATCTTCGAAGGGCGGCTGCGGCAGGGCGACCGGGTTCCCCAGGACGAGATCGCCCGGGCGCTGGGCGTCAGCCGCATCCCGGTGCGCGAAGCGCTGCTGTCGCTGGAACGCGAGGGCTGGGTGACCATCAAGCCGCACCGCGGCGCGTTCATCGGCGCCCTGGACGAGGCCGCGGTCCGCGACCACTACACGCTGTACGGCCTGGTGTTCGGCTTCGCGGCCCGGCGTGCCACCGAGCGCCGCACGCCGGAGATGGTGGCGCACCTGGACGAGCTGTGCCGGGCGCTGCAGCGCGCAGAAGACCCGGCGGCGGTGGCCCGCCTGAGCCGCGACTTCGGCCGGCTCATCCTGCAGACGGCCGGCTCGCCCCGGCTGCGGGCGGTGCTGCGCGCCATGGTCGGCATCGTGCCCGGCAACTTCTTCGCCCTGGTGCCCGGCGCGATCGAGGCCGAACGCGACGGCAGCCGGGCGATCTGGGAGGCGGTGCGCGACGGCGACCCCGACCGGGCCGCCTGGGCGTGCGCCCAGAAACTGCAGCGCCAGGGCGACCTGGTGGCCGAGCTGTTCGCCACCCGCGGCCTGTTCGCCACCCCGGCCTGACGCCCGGCCCGTCCCGTCGATGGCCGGCGTGATGCGGGCAGCAGCGCAGCCTGTGCAGAATTCGCCGGGTCTTCAGCTGGGCGACGGCCCGCTCGGCCGGGCCGCGGCGGCCGGGGCGTGAGCCCACTTGGCCTCCTTGAGCACTTCGGACTTGCCGCGTCTGCAGCCCTTGCCGGCCGGCACCGGCACCCCGGTCCGTGCCAAGGCCCCGGATCCGGGCGGCCTTCAGATCATGGACGCTGCCGGGCAGCGCTCCCGACGCCCTGCCCCGGCTCCGCGCTTCCGCCCCCCGGCCTCACCTGACCGGCGGCTGATCAGCCGCTCAGCCGGGCGATGAGCGCACGGACGTTCCGGGCGGCCTCATGGTCGTGGCCGTGCAGGCGTTCGAGGTCGGCCGCCAGCTCCTGCAGCGCCTGCACCGCCTCGTCGACCCGGCCCGCCCCGTACAGCAGCAGGCCGATCTGGCGGCGCAGTTCCAGGACCCGTTCATCGTCCTTGCCGTAGA contains these protein-coding regions:
- a CDS encoding alpha/beta hydrolase; protein product: MPAAPMIEERPGCGLGAKLFARLMRRTLRPIIARLPWTPLALRMAGLLDYAGVLIVRPRGARTVKVTALDCAAEWVYGAGVSPTTRKVILYFHGGGFVACGLRTHRRMIARISRAAGMPALSVAYRMPPNVTIATVLEDCVNAYRWLLEQGYEPEDIVVAGDSAGGYLSFAMPLHAMRAGLPRPAGIAALSPFTDLDVDRKIAHPNAPIDPYIPAPRIRDMVRLVFPGVELTDPWLSPVHADVRGLPPTLIQAGSIEVLLGDAETMARHLAAAGVPCTLQIWEGQGHVFQVFADICREGLAAIAEIGAFARQVTAAGDRQRAA
- a CDS encoding GNAT family N-acetyltransferase, whose protein sequence is MTVLRTERLVLTPVQPGDHALLREHWGRPQVRAFLFDGKAPTAKQVTGLIEESMRGFATDGHGLWTVRLGDGGTFVGTAGLLPLDDTGELEVLYSLEPQWRGRGLATEAARAVLDHGLGALGRPRILAEIDEGNRASAAVAERLGMRPCRIVPGVLGPMTRYTT
- a CDS encoding DsbA family oxidoreductase encodes the protein MNVEIFSDVVCPWCYLGQARFRAALAGFAGRVEVTWRPFQLDPTAPATAVPMNEHLAVKFGGAEKVAAAHERLRALTAAEGLPFAPEKALHVNTRDAHRVIELAGRAGVQDAVVERLFRAQHAEGRDLGDVGTLAELAGEAGLQADAVRRSLESDEGTAEVERQLERARRLGVTGVPLFLFEGKWAVSGAQPAEVLAEALREVAARLPGSS
- a CDS encoding GntR family transcriptional regulator, whose product is MPPPDEAMVRRSSGEQVALYIRRLIFEGRLRQGDRVPQDEIARALGVSRIPVREALLSLEREGWVTIKPHRGAFIGALDEAAVRDHYTLYGLVFGFAARRATERRTPEMVAHLDELCRALQRAEDPAAVARLSRDFGRLILQTAGSPRLRAVLRAMVGIVPGNFFALVPGAIEAERDGSRAIWEAVRDGDPDRAAWACAQKLQRQGDLVAELFATRGLFATPA
- a CDS encoding TetR/AcrR family transcriptional regulator: MDAAERLMAERGITGVSLNEINTAAGQRNTAALHYHFGGRDGLLRAILRRHGPWLRARHEELYARATAGGRTPDVRGLVEVIVLPPAEYVGLGPSQRAAIRIWTSALAQPALAIEDVHTLVDPSLTRAGRELVEILSRGMPRRLAVERLVVASQSVLHVLADRALAEDAPDSRRRPLPLPLVARNLVDMTVAALTAPVGAATRQEMEQTAGLA
- a CDS encoding GntR family transcriptional regulator is translated as MSSGEQVRLYVRRLIFDGVLRQGQRVPQDAIAQTLGVSRIPVREALIALEREGWMTIVPHRGVFVNALDESSVRDHYELYGLFYGFAVRRAIERRGPELADQLAPLAAQIAETTDTEQLQELTQRFHRLVVDAAQSPRVRSLLRQMTGIVPGNFFELVPGADAVERRGTAAIVEAIRNEDAAAAEAAYAKMLREEGELVVELFRKRGMFEQPAETVPS
- a CDS encoding nitroreductase family deazaflavin-dependent oxidoreductase, encoding MLFGDEHVRRYEETDGAVGHDWEKGAPVLILTTKGRKSGQERKCPLIYQEHQGNYVVVASKGGAPDHPHWYLNLQADPEVRVQVKADKFTARARTAEGAERDELWAKMAAVWPDYDEYQKKTDRQIPVVVLERI
- a CDS encoding PaaI family thioesterase → MTQSSTSKPSPHPALTGREQEAGELADAVRRLIGLTMDAPAPPEVTKEAVRALEAVADMLQRHVPDPPLPKTLLHEPDPGDGDLGARMPFDNVIGRYNPLALPLELEFDREADPPRALLRGAFTRAYEGPPGCVHGAVLAASFDIAFAAANFIAGMPGPTVRLEIDYRRPTALHAPCVFEAWVESHDDRRVRTVGRLVQRDKVTVEAVGDFAKLDQSQIARMVERTR
- a CDS encoding acyl-CoA dehydrogenase family protein; this translates as MGRLAWTDGLSEVQREILDTIAEFVDREVLPVATELEHADAYPQRIVDGLKKLGVFGLTIPEQYGGLGESLLTYALVVEELSRGWMSVSGILNTHFIVAYMIGRHGTEEQKARLLPKMATGEVRGAFSMSEPDCGSDVAAIRTRARRDGDHYVIDGRKMWLTNGATANLIALLCRTDEGADSPHRNMTTFLVEKEPGFGEVAPGLTIPGKIEKMGYKGVDTTELLLDGYRVPAGSILGGVPGRGFYQMMDGVEVGRVNVAARACGVARRAFELAIDYAQRRETFGKRIADHQAVRFRLAEMATKVEAAHQMMVMAARRKDSGRRNDLEAGMAKYLAGEYCKEVVEDAFRIHGGYGYSTEYEIERLYREAPMLLIGEGTADIQKMIIGRRLLEEYRLD
- a CDS encoding Rieske 2Fe-2S domain-containing protein; translation: MARFPFPIPNGWFAVARSDELKTGQVKPARYFGRELAVFRTASGEPRVVDAYCPHLGAHLAHGGQVRGELLECPFHAWRFDGVSGRCVEVPYTDADPSPKARVRSYPVVERFGLIFAWHHLGGADPYIPMPEMKEFDDPGWSEPVFHEFRFATCVQEMAENNADYVHFKYVHGMETIPGGEVDYDGFVKIVTERQQFKNKEGKVYTLEFVRKSYGLGLGALRLKGVMSFISSVSPVDEENVHVRWVFTFPRGMERFSPRMIDEFVKQISEDVPIWENKIYVEKPLLIKGDGPITEFRHWARQFYGEHVPERPWLPPRLKRLEGSGV